The following proteins are co-located in the Haloplanus sp. HW8-1 genome:
- a CDS encoding pyridoxal phosphate-dependent aminotransferase: MTLGPTDRVRSVERSSIRYMFDIAEEVDDDLVRLEVGIPDFDTPTHVTDAACRAARDGHTSYTTNAGNPALRDAIADHMARDYGTRVDPDEVIVTTGGMEALHLAALCTVSAGDEVVFPTPGFPNYWVQARLADGVPAPVPMPAESGFDLNADRLVDAIGPDTALVILCSPNNPTGRTYDPETVRAVVDAAADHDAYVVADEVYLGLSYEDDPRSVAAMTGNPENVLTVNSCSKRYAMTGWRVGWLAGTTDIVDQATKIHESTTSCAPSVSQHAALAALTGPQDAAEEMYDAFRERRDYVVDRVADIDGLACPRPEGAFYAFLDPDLPGTSLEMAEHLLREYGVVLAPGDGFGEAGTGWLRLSFANSLDRLETGFDRLERAIDDAR, from the coding sequence ATGACCCTCGGTCCGACCGACCGCGTGCGTTCAGTCGAGCGGTCCAGCATCCGCTACATGTTCGACATCGCGGAGGAAGTCGACGACGACCTCGTGCGACTGGAGGTGGGCATCCCGGACTTCGACACGCCCACACACGTCACCGACGCCGCCTGCAGGGCGGCACGGGACGGCCACACCAGTTACACCACCAACGCCGGCAACCCGGCGCTCCGCGATGCTATCGCCGACCACATGGCGAGGGACTACGGCACTCGGGTCGACCCCGACGAGGTGATCGTCACCACGGGCGGGATGGAGGCGCTCCACCTCGCGGCGCTCTGTACCGTCTCGGCCGGCGACGAGGTGGTCTTCCCGACGCCCGGCTTCCCCAACTACTGGGTCCAAGCGCGACTGGCCGACGGGGTCCCCGCGCCAGTTCCCATGCCCGCGGAGTCGGGGTTCGACCTCAACGCCGACCGTCTCGTCGACGCCATCGGCCCCGACACGGCGCTGGTGATCCTCTGTTCGCCGAACAACCCCACCGGGCGGACGTATGACCCCGAGACGGTCCGCGCCGTCGTCGACGCCGCCGCGGACCACGACGCCTACGTCGTCGCCGACGAGGTGTACCTCGGCCTCTCCTACGAGGACGATCCCCGGAGCGTCGCCGCGATGACGGGCAACCCCGAGAACGTCCTCACGGTCAACTCCTGTTCGAAGCGCTACGCCATGACCGGGTGGCGGGTCGGGTGGCTCGCGGGGACGACCGACATCGTCGATCAGGCGACGAAGATCCACGAATCGACCACCTCGTGTGCGCCGAGCGTGAGCCAACACGCCGCGCTCGCAGCGCTGACCGGTCCCCAGGACGCCGCCGAGGAGATGTACGACGCCTTCCGCGAGCGACGCGATTACGTCGTCGACCGCGTCGCCGACATCGACGGCCTGGCCTGCCCCCGACCGGAGGGCGCGTTCTACGCCTTCCTCGATCCGGATTTGCCGGGGACGAGCCTCGAGATGGCCGAACACCTCCTCCGGGAGTACGGCGTCGTCCTCGCTCCCGGCGACGGCTTCGGCGAAGCGGGCACCGGCTGGCTCCGCCTGAGTTTCGCCAACAGCCT
- the pyk gene encoding pyruvate kinase, protein MRRAKIVCTLGPASDDRPTIRGLADAGMSVARLNASHGTHEDRATVIERVHEVDAAVDDPLAVMLDLQGPEIRTATLDEPINLSTDTTVRFVEGGTATPEEIGLSYPIGAVEPGDRVLLDDGRIETRVEAVDGDVVTAHVVSGGELGSRKGVNVPGVDLDLDVVTEGDRRDLEIAVEKGADFVAASFVRDAEDVLAVTNTIEDLGGDIPIVSKIERAGAVDNIDEIIEASAGVMVARGDLGVECPLEDVPMVQKRIIQGAQDAGVPVITATEMLDSMITARRPTRAEASDVANAVLDGTDAVMLSGETAIGDHPVRVVETMDRIVREVEDSTEYVETTEDRVPAAARESQTEALARAARYLARDLGAAAIVAVSESGYTARATAKFRPSVPVVATTPRDRVRRQLALSWGVDAQYAAYREDIEGMIDAAVGAAIDAGAAESGDTVVVLSGMMTELEGTDSTNMLKVHIASETVATGRNVVAGRVAGPVYRCPEGDLSGASDGAIVVLPATFDGTFSGDTGKIGGIVDARPGMTSYAAMVARERGVPMVSGAPLPDDVAEGTTVTIHADRGVVYEGDVTPRERQR, encoded by the coding sequence ATGCGACGGGCAAAGATCGTCTGTACGCTGGGACCTGCTTCCGACGACCGACCGACGATCCGCGGACTCGCGGACGCCGGGATGTCGGTGGCCCGCCTCAACGCGAGTCACGGCACCCACGAGGATCGTGCGACGGTGATCGAGCGGGTCCACGAGGTCGACGCAGCCGTCGACGATCCGCTCGCGGTGATGCTCGACCTCCAGGGGCCGGAGATCCGGACGGCCACGCTCGACGAGCCGATCAACCTGTCGACCGACACGACAGTCCGGTTCGTCGAGGGCGGGACGGCCACCCCCGAGGAGATCGGCCTCTCGTATCCCATCGGCGCCGTCGAACCGGGTGACCGCGTCCTGCTCGACGACGGCCGGATCGAGACGCGTGTGGAGGCGGTCGACGGCGACGTCGTGACCGCTCACGTCGTCTCGGGCGGCGAACTCGGGAGCCGCAAGGGGGTGAACGTCCCCGGCGTGGACCTCGATCTGGACGTGGTGACCGAGGGGGATCGTCGGGATCTCGAAATCGCCGTGGAGAAGGGAGCCGACTTCGTCGCGGCGAGTTTCGTCCGCGACGCCGAGGACGTCCTCGCCGTGACCAACACCATCGAGGATCTCGGCGGCGACATCCCGATCGTTTCGAAGATCGAACGGGCGGGAGCCGTCGACAACATCGACGAGATCATCGAGGCGTCCGCCGGCGTGATGGTCGCCAGGGGCGACCTCGGCGTGGAGTGCCCGCTCGAAGACGTTCCGATGGTGCAAAAGCGGATCATCCAGGGCGCCCAGGATGCGGGCGTGCCAGTCATCACCGCGACGGAGATGCTGGACTCGATGATCACTGCCCGGCGGCCGACCCGGGCGGAGGCTTCCGACGTGGCCAACGCGGTGCTTGACGGCACCGACGCGGTGATGCTCTCCGGAGAGACGGCCATCGGCGATCACCCCGTCCGTGTCGTCGAGACGATGGACCGCATCGTCCGCGAGGTGGAAGACAGCACGGAGTACGTCGAGACGACCGAGGATCGGGTGCCTGCGGCCGCCCGGGAGTCCCAGACGGAGGCGCTGGCACGCGCGGCGCGGTATCTCGCCCGAGACCTCGGTGCTGCGGCGATCGTCGCCGTCTCGGAGTCGGGATACACGGCGCGTGCGACCGCGAAGTTTCGACCGAGCGTTCCGGTCGTCGCGACGACACCGCGGGACCGAGTGCGCCGACAACTCGCGCTCTCGTGGGGCGTCGACGCCCAGTACGCCGCCTACCGCGAGGACATCGAGGGGATGATCGACGCCGCGGTCGGCGCCGCTATCGACGCCGGCGCCGCCGAGAGCGGCGACACCGTCGTCGTCCTCTCGGGGATGATGACCGAACTCGAGGGGACCGACTCGACGAACATGCTGAAGGTCCACATCGCGAGTGAGACGGTCGCGACGGGCCGGAACGTCGTCGCCGGGCGCGTGGCCGGCCCCGTCTACCGGTGTCCGGAGGGCGACCTCTCGGGTGCATCCGACGGAGCAATCGTCGTCCTCCCGGCCACCTTCGACGGGACGTTCTCGGGTGACACCGGCAAGATCGGCGGAATCGTCGACGCGCGGCCTGGAATGACGAGCTACGCCGCCATGGTCGCGCGAGAACGCGGTGTTCCGATGGTGAGCGGGGCGCCGTTACCCGACGACGTTGCCGAGGGGACGACGGTGACGATCCACGCCGACCGTGGCGTCGTCTACGAGGGTGACGTGACGCCGCGCGAACGGCAGCGGTGA
- the metG gene encoding methionine--tRNA ligase produces the protein MSHEEFPTDRPAVVTCGLPYANGDLHIGHLRTYVGGDVYARALRKLGQETAFVSGSDMHGTPVAVNAEQEGVSPEAFALEWHETYEATFPKFGVDFDNYGHTHDATNVETTTELVRTLEENGHVYEKEIMVAYDPAEEQSLPDRYVEGTCPYCGARARGDECDEGCGRHLEPGEIEDPESTITGNPAEYREQTHKFFRVSDFQEYLGEFIDRLEGTPNARNQPREWIEGELRDWCITRDMDWGIDYPSEESDLVLYVWVDAPIEYLSSTKQYTERVGADVFDWAEAWKGSPDEHGESGGEIVHVIGRDIIQHHTVFWPAMLRGADYDEPRAVMASGFITLNGEGFSTSRNRAVWADEYLDEGFEPDLLRYYLATNGGFQQDVDFSWERFRERVNNELVGTVGNFAYRSLLFAYREFGGTPDADLSPEVRERIEDAVDDFAAAVNDYSVRDAGDAAVALAGFGNEYIQQNEPWNLVDDDPERAAQVLRDCVQVAKAVAVLFAPVAPDTCERLWSQVGGEGSVHDVTVDAALEAPAATFDEPDELYEKIPAERVEELNAKLDERVEAAASGTDESEADEGDADGDVAADEATLDLDPLEAERIGFEEFESLDVRVGEILEAEGIEGADKLARLVVDIGVEERQIVAGIKQLHDLEALPGTRVIVLANLERAELFGVESNGMVLAAGEEADLLTTVDDAVPGERVR, from the coding sequence ATGAGCCACGAGGAGTTTCCCACGGATCGGCCAGCGGTGGTGACCTGTGGGTTGCCCTACGCCAACGGCGACCTCCACATCGGGCACCTGCGAACGTACGTCGGCGGCGACGTGTACGCCCGTGCGCTGCGCAAACTCGGCCAGGAGACGGCTTTCGTCTCGGGGTCGGACATGCACGGGACGCCGGTCGCGGTCAACGCAGAGCAGGAGGGCGTCTCCCCCGAGGCGTTCGCGCTCGAGTGGCACGAAACCTACGAGGCGACGTTCCCGAAGTTCGGGGTCGACTTCGACAACTACGGCCACACCCACGACGCGACGAACGTCGAGACGACGACGGAGCTCGTGCGGACCCTGGAGGAGAACGGTCACGTCTACGAGAAGGAGATCATGGTGGCCTACGACCCTGCGGAGGAGCAGTCGCTCCCGGACCGGTACGTCGAGGGCACCTGTCCCTACTGCGGGGCACGGGCCCGCGGCGACGAGTGCGACGAGGGCTGTGGTCGCCACCTCGAACCCGGCGAAATCGAAGACCCGGAGAGCACGATCACGGGCAATCCGGCCGAGTACCGCGAGCAGACTCACAAGTTCTTCCGAGTCTCGGACTTTCAGGAGTACCTCGGTGAGTTCATCGATCGCCTCGAGGGCACGCCGAACGCGAGGAACCAGCCCCGCGAGTGGATCGAGGGCGAACTCCGCGACTGGTGTATCACCCGCGACATGGACTGGGGCATCGACTACCCCAGCGAGGAGTCGGACCTCGTCCTCTACGTCTGGGTGGACGCCCCGATCGAGTACCTCTCGTCGACGAAACAGTACACCGAGCGCGTCGGCGCCGACGTCTTCGACTGGGCGGAGGCGTGGAAGGGTTCGCCGGACGAACACGGCGAGTCCGGCGGTGAAATCGTCCACGTCATCGGCCGCGACATCATCCAGCACCACACCGTCTTCTGGCCCGCCATGCTCCGTGGTGCCGACTACGACGAACCACGCGCCGTGATGGCAAGCGGGTTCATCACGCTCAACGGCGAGGGCTTTTCGACCTCCCGTAACCGCGCCGTGTGGGCCGACGAGTACCTCGACGAGGGGTTCGAACCGGACCTCCTGCGCTACTATCTCGCCACCAACGGCGGCTTCCAGCAGGACGTGGACTTCTCGTGGGAGCGGTTTCGCGAGCGCGTCAACAACGAACTCGTGGGGACGGTCGGCAACTTCGCCTACCGCTCCCTGCTGTTTGCCTACCGCGAGTTCGGCGGGACGCCCGACGCCGACCTCTCGCCCGAGGTTCGCGAGCGCATCGAGGACGCGGTCGATGACTTCGCCGCCGCCGTCAACGACTACTCGGTGCGTGACGCCGGCGACGCGGCCGTCGCCCTCGCCGGATTCGGCAACGAGTATATCCAACAAAACGAGCCGTGGAACCTCGTCGACGACGACCCCGAGCGAGCGGCACAGGTGCTCCGGGACTGCGTGCAGGTGGCGAAGGCCGTCGCCGTCCTCTTTGCCCCCGTCGCGCCCGACACCTGCGAGCGCCTGTGGTCGCAGGTCGGCGGCGAGGGCTCGGTCCACGACGTGACCGTCGACGCCGCCCTCGAAGCGCCCGCCGCGACGTTCGACGAACCGGACGAACTCTACGAGAAGATCCCCGCGGAGCGCGTCGAGGAACTGAACGCGAAGTTGGACGAGCGGGTCGAGGCGGCGGCGTCCGGCACGGACGAAAGCGAGGCAGACGAGGGAGACGCCGACGGTGACGTCGCGGCCGACGAGGCCACGCTCGACCTCGACCCCCTGGAAGCCGAGCGCATCGGGTTCGAGGAGTTCGAGTCCCTCGACGTGCGGGTCGGCGAGATTCTGGAGGCCGAAGGGATCGAGGGCGCGGACAAACTCGCGCGTCTCGTCGTCGATATCGGCGTCGAGGAGCGTCAGATCGTCGCCGGCATCAAGCAACTCCACGACCTTGAGGCGTTGCCGGGGACGCGCGTGATCGTGTTGGCGAATCTAGAGCGGGCCGAACTGTTCGGTGTCGAGTCGAACGGGATGGTGCTCGCGGCCGGCGAGGAGGCCGACCTCCTGACCACCGTCGACGACGCGGTGCCGGGCGAGCGGGTGCGGTGA
- a CDS encoding DUF7312 domain-containing protein, which produces MSAVPEEDRDGDESQWRFALDEVGEDAEAAGPEPIEPGAPTLENTVFVLLGITLSVLIFYVALGSL; this is translated from the coding sequence ATGAGTGCAGTCCCGGAGGAGGATCGCGACGGCGACGAGTCCCAGTGGCGATTCGCCCTCGACGAGGTCGGCGAGGACGCCGAAGCCGCCGGCCCGGAGCCGATCGAACCGGGGGCGCCGACACTGGAGAACACGGTGTTCGTCCTGCTCGGAATCACCCTCTCGGTCCTGATCTTCTACGTCGCCCTCGGTAGTCTCTGA
- a CDS encoding class I SAM-dependent methyltransferase — protein sequence MSLRPYFFGVYHWRERLARIAAASALVAAAIVAFRRGGRTLRAVAVGIGTGALYRGGDATRRLLSPPPWALDRPKYDALGSILRIDDADRILDVGCGTGRSLVGLAPHLPDDCEVVGCDVFDDRVILGNGPRLARYNGARAGLAVSPVAGDASRLPFGDEAFDAVTASRVLHDVPEEHRDAAFAELRRVCADDGTVGLLELPVTPDGIDDHEAYWRGRLDDAGLVVERVATVARPTREGTYVAIVATPGRT from the coding sequence GTGTCACTCCGACCGTACTTTTTCGGTGTCTACCACTGGCGCGAACGACTCGCTCGGATCGCCGCCGCGTCGGCCCTCGTCGCGGCCGCTATCGTCGCTTTCCGCCGCGGCGGGCGGACGCTCCGTGCCGTCGCCGTGGGGATCGGCACCGGCGCGCTCTACCGCGGTGGCGACGCGACACGCCGTCTCCTCTCGCCCCCGCCGTGGGCACTCGACCGGCCGAAGTACGACGCCCTCGGCTCGATCCTCCGGATCGACGACGCCGACCGCATCCTCGACGTGGGGTGTGGCACCGGCCGGTCGCTGGTGGGACTGGCGCCACACCTGCCCGACGACTGCGAGGTGGTCGGCTGCGACGTCTTCGACGACCGGGTGATCCTCGGCAACGGGCCGCGACTGGCGCGGTACAACGGCGCCCGCGCCGGCCTCGCGGTGTCGCCGGTGGCGGGCGACGCCTCGCGACTCCCCTTCGGTGACGAGGCGTTCGACGCCGTCACCGCCAGTCGGGTCCTCCACGACGTCCCCGAGGAGCATCGGGACGCGGCGTTCGCGGAACTCCGTCGGGTGTGTGCCGACGATGGGACCGTCGGACTGCTCGAACTGCCGGTCACGCCCGACGGGATCGACGATCACGAGGCGTACTGGCGGGGACGTCTCGACGACGCGGGGTTGGTCGTCGAACGGGTGGCGACCGTCGCACGGCCGACCCGCGAGGGGACCTACGTCGCGATCGTGGCGACGCCCGGGAGGACGTGA